The region CAACTACAGCGACACGGTCCGCCGCGACGCCCCGCAGTCGCTGGACGTCTTCACCAGCGCCGAGCCGGACCCGGAGCGCACCGCGCTGTTCTTCGGCGGCGTCAGTACCTACAACACGGCCCACGCGCTGATGCTGGCGCAGACCTATGACTTCTCGGGCCACGCGCGGATGCTCGACCTCGCGGGCCTGTCGGGCGCGTTCATCACCGCGGCGGCCGCCGCGCGGCCGGACCTCAAGGCCACGTTCTTCGCCGAGCCGTCGATGGTCGAGTTCGCGGGCGAGTCGTTCCCGGCCGAGCTCGACGTCGAGGTCGTCGGCGCCGACGTGCTGGCCGACCCGATCCCCGGCCGCTACGACTGCGTGCTCTTGGAGCACGTCGTCCACCGCTACTCCGCCGAGGACAACATGAAGCTGTTGCGCCGCGCCCGCGCGGTCGCCGAGGACGGCGCGACGCTGCTCGTGCTCGACTTCTACCTCGACGAGGGCGCGCCCGAGCGGCCGCTCGACGCGCTGCTGGCGGGCGAGTACCTCGTGATCGACGGCACCGTCGTCTGGCCCGAGGCCGACGTGCGGTCCTGGCTGGAGCCGACCGGCTGGCGCTTCGTGGAGACCCGCGCGGTCCCCGGCTCGCCGCGCGTCCTGATCGCGGAGGCGGCATGACCACGGTCCCGAAGCGCCGGATCGGCACGAGCGGGCCGGAGGTCTCGGTCCTCGCGCTCGGCTCCTGGCACACCTACGACCGCATGGACTTCCACGACGGCGCGGCGCTGCTGCGCCGCGCGGTCGACGCCGGGATCGACCTGTTCGACGTCGGCGTCTACGGCGGCGTACCGCTCGACGAGTCGGGCAAGATCCACCACTCGTTCACCGACGTGATCTTCGGGCGCCTCGTCGAGCACGCCGGGATCGCCCGCGAGGACTACAGGTTGAGCGAGAAGCTCTGGCTCGAGCCGTGGCCGCAGATCACGATGAGCGCGCAGCTGCAGCGCGCGCTCGAGCGCGTCGGGACCGACCGCGCGGACCTCGCCGTCCTCGGCGACATCCGGACCGAGACCATCAACTACCGCGCGCTCGTGCTCGACCTCGCCGAGGCCGTGCGCTCCGGCCTGCTCGGCGCGTGGGGCGTCAACAACTGGTCGGTCGCCGACCTGCGCGCGACGCACGAGGCCGCGCAGGCCGAGGGCGTCCCGGGCCCGCAGCTGGCGCAGCTGAAGTACAGCCCGTGCCGGCGCGCGATGGCCGACGACCCGGAGTACCGGGCGCTGCTGGCCGAGACCGGCATCAGCCTCCAGGCCTCCGACGTCTTCGAGGGCGGGATGCTCGCCGGCCGCGTCGGCTCCGACCGCGTGGTCGGGCGCGACCCCGGCGGCGTCCGCGAGCGGATCGCGGCGGTCGCTCCGCGCCTGCGCGAGATCGCCGCGGGCTGGGACGCGACGCCCGCGCAGGTCGCGGTCGCCTTCGGCCTCGCGCACCCGGCCACCGCGACCGTCCTGTTCGGCGCGTCGCGGATGGAGCAGCTGGAGGACAACCTGGGCGCGCTGGACCTGCTGGAGCGGGTCGGCGCCGAGCCGCTGCGCGCGGCGGTCGACGAGCTCTGGGTGGACCAGCATGTCGGCGCCTGAGCTGAGCGGGCGCGTCGCGCTCGTCACCGGCGCGGGGTCCGGGATCGGCGCGGCGCTCGCGCGCGGGCTCGCGGCGGAGGGTGCCCGCGTCGCGGTGCTCGACGTCAACGCGGACGCCGCGGCGACGGTCGCGGGTGAGATCGGCGGCGTGCCGTTCACGGTGGACATCTCCGACGCGGCCGCGGTGACCGCCGCGGTCGAGGCGGTCGCGGCGCAGCTCGGCGGCCCGCCGGAGATCCTCATCAACAACGCCGGCGTCGTCGCGGGCGGCGGCCCGTTCCTCGACCTCGACCCCGCGGTGCTCGACGCGGTCCTGCAGACCAACGTGCGCGGTACGTGGCTGATGACGCAGGCGGTCGGGCGCGCGATGGTCGCGGCGGGCGCGGGCGGCGCGATCGTCAACGTCAGCTCGATCGGTGCGCGCCAGCCGACGGCCGGCCTCGGCCACTACGAGGCGACGAAGGCCGCGGTCGACGCGATCACCCGCACGGCCGCGATCGAGCTCGCCCCGCACGGCATCCGCGTCAACGGCGTCGCGCCCGGCCCGGTGCTGACGCCGCTGACCGAGATGGCGATGCAGATGCCGGGCGCCCGCGAGGCGTGGGAGGCGCGGATCCCGCTCGGCCGGATCGCCGATCCGGCCGACCTCCTGCCGCTTGTGCTGCTGCTCTGCGGCGCGGCCGCGAGCCACGTCACCGGCGTCGTCGTGCCGGTCGACGGCGGCCAGCTCCTCACCTGATCCAGAAAAGGTCTTGCCTTTTCTTCGCAAGCAGGTATAGGATCTCATATACGATTTCCGTTACGACGGAGGGGGAGGAGAGCGAGTGAGCGTTCTGGAGGTCCGGGACGTCACGATCGAGCGCGAAGGGCTGCCGATCGTGCGACGGGCAACGCTGGAGGCACAGGCGGGATCGGTGACGGTCCTGCTCGGCCTCAACGGCGCGGGCAAGACCACGTTGCTGGAAGGGATCAGCGGCGTGATCGGCGTGCGCGCCGGGGAGGTGCTGCTCGGCGGCGAGCGGATCGACCGCCGGCCGGCGTACCGGCGCGCGCGGGCGGGGCTCGCGCACGTCGAGCAGGGCCGCGGCGTGTTCCCGGACCTGACGACCGAGGAGAACCTGCTGGTCGCCTCGCCCAGCGGCGAGATCGAGGCGGCGTTCACGCTCTTCCCGGAGCTGGACAAGCGCCGCAACGTCGTCGGCGGCCTGCTGTCCGGCGGCGAGCAGCAGATGCTCGTCGTCGCCCGCGCGATCGTGCGCGACCCGCGCGTGCTGCTGGTCGACGAGCTGTCGCTCGGCCTTGCGCCGGTCGTCCTCAGGCGGCTGATGGCCGCGGTCGTGGAGCTGGCCCAGCAAGGCATGGCCATCGTCTTGGTCGAGCAGTTCGCCGCGCTGGCGCTGGAGGCCGGGACCAAGGCCTACGTGTTGCGCGGCGGCGAGGTCGTCTACGACGGCACGTGCGCCGAGCTGCGCGACGAGGACGGCCTGCTGCAGCGCCTGTACCTCGGCGAGGCCGCGGGCACGGGGGCGGCGCGGTGAGCGCGCCGACCCTGCGGCGCGCGGCGCGCACGACCGGCCCGCTCGTCGCGGTCGTCGTCCTGGCGCTGGTGCTGGTCCCGGCCTACGTCGGCCAGTACTGGACGTTCCTGCTGACGAGCGGCCTGATCGCGGTCGTCGTGATGCAGAGCCTCGGCGTGATCACCGGCCGCGTCGGCGTGATCTCGCTGTGCCAGCTGTCGTTCGCGATGATCGGCGCCTGGGTCGTCGGCTGGTGCAACGTCAAGGGCGTCCCCGGCGGCTTCTACGTCTGGACGCTGCTCGCCGGCCTGGCGGCCGTGCCCGCGGGCCTGCTGATCGGCGGCCCGGCGCTGCGGCTGCGCGGGGTCAACCTCGCGATCACGACGTTCGCGTTCGCCACGGCGGTCGACGTCGTCTTCTCCGCCAAGCAGTTCCCGGGGACCGACTCCTTCAGCTTCGTGGAGCGGCCCGCGGCGTTCACCAGCGACGGCGGCTACTTCCAGTTCGTCCTGCTCGTCGTCGGGATCATCTTCATCATCTTGCAGGTGGTCGACCGCACGCGCCTGGGCGCGTCGTGGATCGAGCTGCGCTACTCGGAGCGCGGGGCGGCCGCGCACGGCACGAGCGTCGCGTCGTCGAAGCTGGCGGCGTTCGGCGTCGCGGCGTTCATCGCGGGCGTCTCGGGCGCGCTGCTCGTCGGCCAGGCCGGCTCGACGACGCCGCAGGCGTTCGGCGCGCAGACGTCGCTGTTCTACTTCGCGATCGCGGTCACGATCGGCGTCCACAACTGGGACGCCGCGGTGATCGCCGGCATGGCCGGCGCGCTGATGCCGGTGCTGCTGGAGAAGCTCGACCTGTCGCAGTCCTACGCGAACATCGCGTTCGGCGTGCTCGGGGTCGCGGTGCTCGCCCAGGGCAGGGGCCAGATGGGGCAGAGCGACATCATCAAGATGCGCCGCCAGGCCAAGCGGGCGCGCGAGGCGACCGAGCGTGCGGCTGCGGCCGACGCCGAGGCGCCGCTCGCGGTCGAGGCGCTCCTCGACGCGCCGGCCGCCGCGGCGATCCGCGCGCGTCGCGTCGTCCCGCACGACGCGCCGCCGGCGCTGGAGCTGCGCGACGTCACCGTGCGCTTCGGCTCGGTGACCGCGGTCGACGACGCGTCGCTGGTCCTGCCGAAGGGCTCGGTGACCGCGCTGCTCGGGCCCAACGGCGCGGGCAAGTCGACGCTCATCAACGCGGCGACCGGCTTCGCGCCCATGACCGGCCAGGTCCTGCTCGAAGGCAAGGACATCAACAAGCTCGCGCCGCACAAGCGGGCGCGCGCCGGGCTGCGGCGCTCGTTCCAGCAGCTGCGCGTCCCGCCGGGCCTGACCGCCGGGATGTTCCTGCAGACCGCCGCCGGGCGGAGCATGAGCGCGGCGGAGATCGCCGAGTTCCTGGAGTGGTTCGACTGCCCGTCGGCCGACGTCCCGATCGGGACGCTCGACGTCGGCGCGCGCCGGATGCTCGAGGTCGCGGGCCTCGCGGCCGGGCGCCCG is a window of Conexibacter woesei Iso977N DNA encoding:
- a CDS encoding methyltransferase yields the protein MISFTKTEAVTPEPIVAVAAGFMAAKQLFAASEVGLFAGLADGPLDLAALAGRLGLPERSCRIVADAMVGQGLLTREGDRYANSAAAATYLAGDGDALDLRPFLAFWDGISYNHWTNYSDTVRRDAPQSLDVFTSAEPDPERTALFFGGVSTYNTAHALMLAQTYDFSGHARMLDLAGLSGAFITAAAAARPDLKATFFAEPSMVEFAGESFPAELDVEVVGADVLADPIPGRYDCVLLEHVVHRYSAEDNMKLLRRARAVAEDGATLLVLDFYLDEGAPERPLDALLAGEYLVIDGTVVWPEADVRSWLEPTGWRFVETRAVPGSPRVLIAEAA
- a CDS encoding aldo/keto reductase, which produces MTTVPKRRIGTSGPEVSVLALGSWHTYDRMDFHDGAALLRRAVDAGIDLFDVGVYGGVPLDESGKIHHSFTDVIFGRLVEHAGIAREDYRLSEKLWLEPWPQITMSAQLQRALERVGTDRADLAVLGDIRTETINYRALVLDLAEAVRSGLLGAWGVNNWSVADLRATHEAAQAEGVPGPQLAQLKYSPCRRAMADDPEYRALLAETGISLQASDVFEGGMLAGRVGSDRVVGRDPGGVRERIAAVAPRLREIAAGWDATPAQVAVAFGLAHPATATVLFGASRMEQLEDNLGALDLLERVGAEPLRAAVDELWVDQHVGA
- a CDS encoding SDR family NAD(P)-dependent oxidoreductase, producing MSAPELSGRVALVTGAGSGIGAALARGLAAEGARVAVLDVNADAAATVAGEIGGVPFTVDISDAAAVTAAVEAVAAQLGGPPEILINNAGVVAGGGPFLDLDPAVLDAVLQTNVRGTWLMTQAVGRAMVAAGAGGAIVNVSSIGARQPTAGLGHYEATKAAVDAITRTAAIELAPHGIRVNGVAPGPVLTPLTEMAMQMPGAREAWEARIPLGRIADPADLLPLVLLLCGAAASHVTGVVVPVDGGQLLT
- a CDS encoding ABC transporter ATP-binding protein, with amino-acid sequence MSVLEVRDVTIEREGLPIVRRATLEAQAGSVTVLLGLNGAGKTTLLEGISGVIGVRAGEVLLGGERIDRRPAYRRARAGLAHVEQGRGVFPDLTTEENLLVASPSGEIEAAFTLFPELDKRRNVVGGLLSGGEQQMLVVARAIVRDPRVLLVDELSLGLAPVVLRRLMAAVVELAQQGMAIVLVEQFAALALEAGTKAYVLRGGEVVYDGTCAELRDEDGLLQRLYLGEAAGTGAAR
- a CDS encoding ATP-binding cassette domain-containing protein translates to MSAPTLRRAARTTGPLVAVVVLALVLVPAYVGQYWTFLLTSGLIAVVVMQSLGVITGRVGVISLCQLSFAMIGAWVVGWCNVKGVPGGFYVWTLLAGLAAVPAGLLIGGPALRLRGVNLAITTFAFATAVDVVFSAKQFPGTDSFSFVERPAAFTSDGGYFQFVLLVVGIIFIILQVVDRTRLGASWIELRYSERGAAAHGTSVASSKLAAFGVAAFIAGVSGALLVGQAGSTTPQAFGAQTSLFYFAIAVTIGVHNWDAAVIAGMAGALMPVLLEKLDLSQSYANIAFGVLGVAVLAQGRGQMGQSDIIKMRRQAKRAREATERAAAADAEAPLAVEALLDAPAAAAIRARRVVPHDAPPALELRDVTVRFGSVTAVDDASLVLPKGSVTALLGPNGAGKSTLINAATGFAPMTGQVLLEGKDINKLAPHKRARAGLRRSFQQLRVPPGLTAGMFLQTAAGRSMSAAEIAEFLEWFDCPSADVPIGTLDVGARRMLEVAGLAAGRPAVLLLDEPAAGQGAAETELLGRRIAEIPERTGSTVLLVEHDIDLVRAACDALVVMDFGRVIAAGLPDEVLADPAVVEAYVGSGPHAGAAA